A window of Tautonia plasticadhaerens contains these coding sequences:
- a CDS encoding TIGR03885 family FMN-dependent LLM class oxidoreductase yields the protein MTIGFHCSHELFPPDRLLDLARRAERAGFHAAMCSDHFNPWTERQGESGFAWSWLGAAMQATSLPFGVVNAPGQRYHPAIVAQAAATLSLMFPGRFWVALGTGQNLNEHITGDPWPPKDRRRARLRESVDVIRALWAGETVNHDGLVRLRDARLYTRPETPPPIYGAALTPETAEWVGSWADGLITVSGPRDAQCKIIDAFRRGGGAGKPVAEQVALSWADTEAEALRAARRNWPVAAVDLGKNQDLPLPSDFDRETAHLSPEGMADLIRVSSDLDRHAEWLRADSELGVDAVYLHPVGPDPASFIDAFADRVLPALG from the coding sequence ATGACCATCGGCTTCCACTGCTCCCACGAGCTCTTCCCGCCCGATCGGCTGCTGGACCTGGCGAGGCGGGCCGAGCGGGCCGGCTTCCACGCGGCCATGTGCTCGGACCACTTCAACCCCTGGACCGAGCGGCAGGGGGAGAGCGGCTTCGCCTGGTCCTGGCTCGGCGCCGCGATGCAGGCGACGAGCCTCCCCTTCGGCGTGGTCAACGCCCCCGGCCAGCGCTACCACCCGGCGATCGTCGCCCAGGCGGCGGCGACCCTCTCCCTGATGTTCCCCGGCCGGTTCTGGGTGGCGCTGGGCACCGGCCAGAACCTCAACGAGCACATCACCGGCGACCCCTGGCCCCCCAAGGACCGTCGCCGAGCCCGCCTCCGGGAGTCGGTCGACGTCATCCGGGCCCTCTGGGCCGGCGAGACGGTCAACCACGACGGCCTCGTCCGGCTCCGGGACGCCAGGCTCTACACTCGCCCCGAGACGCCCCCGCCGATCTATGGTGCCGCCCTCACGCCCGAGACGGCCGAATGGGTCGGTTCCTGGGCCGACGGCCTGATCACCGTCTCCGGCCCCCGAGACGCCCAGTGCAAAATCATTGATGCCTTCCGCCGGGGGGGCGGCGCGGGCAAGCCCGTCGCCGAGCAGGTCGCCCTCAGCTGGGCCGACACCGAGGCCGAAGCCCTCCGTGCCGCCCGACGCAACTGGCCCGTCGCGGCCGTCGACCTCGGCAAGAACCAGGACCTCCCCCTCCCGTCCGACTTCGACCGGGAGACCGCCCACCTGAGCCCCGAGGGCATGGCCGACCTGATCCGGGTCTCCAGCGACCTCGACCGCCACGCCGAATGGCTCCGCGCCGACTCCGAGCTCGGCGTCGACGCCGTCTATCTCCACCCGGTCGGCCCCGACCCGGCCTCCTTCATCGACGCCTTCGCCGACCGCGTGCTGCCGGCGCTGGGTTGA